The proteins below are encoded in one region of Phaseolus vulgaris cultivar G19833 chromosome 1, P. vulgaris v2.0, whole genome shotgun sequence:
- the LOC137813920 gene encoding uncharacterized protein, whose product MDKQSAEKSRRERRKESRLAKNASRHQSWLLHQKSRATKKHGSNSEMEPKSTPDTSVSPSVKETQVEKLESYSRKHEIDEENIVSEEDQGGSVAKKMKKMKKGSGKGSRKSMFEMGMQDVSIAAEKDLELERKLSKKLKVKEGKLRGMDDGLNILIEGMSSSFDFMGEGEVPGIDELPVKRLKKSLSSKKDKLSRKRMKAEAMDDVSGHVETSNEDVELDGVPGSEPSRKKHKKRKLSGRQQEDNEEDEAIGMSKPVESCGMEGKLGDTPSKVPEKKAKEKYIAPHLRARAGNEPEEHTQIRRRVRGLLNRLSESNVESVTGELSLIFQSVARSVASQIMTEEVLASCSGGPRGNQQYAAVFASFVAGMACLVGVDFGAKFMASFAKCFEDEYNKEDNLSLRNLTLLLSYLCIFGVCSSDLIYDFLLMLSKRLTETDVSIILALLQCCGMKIRVDDPAAMKDFILSVQNTSNKLKTSSGDDSQKKNSKRMDFMLEIICDIKNNKRKPNEDSAHHTRIKKWLQKLRVDDILIRGLKWSKLLDPNKKGQWWLSGDAASSTVNVEEVADRIDKNVLETQRMLQLAAAQKMNTDARRAIFCIIMSGEDYIDAFEKLLRLELPGKQDRDIMRVLVECCLQEKVFNKYYTVLASKLCEHDKNHKFTLQFCLWDQLKELESMPLMRSMHLAKFVAEMVASFTLSLTALKTVDLNDITLLTPKRIMHFRILFEAILEYPENLVWNIFTRAAVTPELESLRQGLEFFIKEYVVKTNKDLTQKFKLAKKALNNVEGVLK is encoded by the exons ATGG ATAAACAAAGCGCAGAAAAATCACGTCGGGAACGAAGGAAAGAGTCCCGCTTGGCAAAGAATGCATCAAGACACCAATCCTGGCTCCTCCACCAG AAATCTAGAGCTACGAAAAAACATGGCAGTAATTCAGAGATGGAACCTAAAAGCACACCTGACACATCTGTTAGTCCTAGTGTCAAGGAAACACAAGTAGAAAAGTTAGAGTCTTACTCTAGGAAACATGagatagatgaagaaaacataGTGTCAGAGGAAGATCAGGGTGGTTCTGTtgcaaagaaaatgaagaaaatgaagaagggTTCTGGCAAAGGTTCCAGGAAGAGCATGTTTGAGATGGGCATGCAGGATGTTTCTATAGCTGCTGAAAAGGATCTAGAACTGGAAAGGAAACTTTCCAAGAAGCTAAAGGTGAAGGAAGGAAAATTGAGGGGAATGGATGATGGGCTTAACATATTAATTGAAGGAATGTCTTCTTCTTTTGATTTTATGGGAGAGGGGGAGGTTCCTGGTATTGATGAATTGCCTGTGAAGAGATTGAAGAAGAGCTTGTCAAGTAAGAAGGACAAGTTGTCGAGGAAAAGAATGAAAGCGGAAGCAATGGATGATGTATCAGGGCATGTAGAAACTTCTAATGAAGATGTAGAATTGGATGGTGTTCCTGGCAGTGAGCCTTCAAGGAAGAAGCATAAGAAAAGGAAATTGTCAGGTCGGCAGCAGGAAGACAATGAAGAGGATGAAGCTATTGGCATGTCCAAGCCTGTGGAATCTTGTGGAATGGAGGGGAAATTGGGCGACACTCCATCTAAAGTTCCGGAAAAGAAAgccaaagaaaaatatatagcGCCTCACTTGAGAGCTCGTGCTGGCAATGAACCTGAAGAGCATACTCAAATTCGAAGACGTGTGCGAG GTCTTCTTAACAGGCTTTCTGAATCTAATGTTGAGTCAGTTACTGGGGAATTGTCCTTGATCTTTCAG TCTGTTGCTCGTAGTGTTGCTTCACAGATCATGACTGAGGAAGTTTTGGCATCCTGTTCTGGTGGTCCCCGTGGCAATCAACA GTATGCTGCTGTTTTTGCTTCATTTGTTGCTGGGATGGCATGTTTGGTTGGTGTTGACTTTGGTGCAAAGTTTATGGCTTCCTTTGCTAAATGCTTTGAG GATGAGTACAATAAAGAAGACAATCTCTCCTTGCGGAATCTTACTCTTCTTTTATCCTATTTATGCATATTTGGAGTCTGTTCTAG TGATTTAATATATGACTTTCTGCTTATGCTGAGCAAGCGTTTAACTGAGACAGATGTCTCAATCATTTTGGCATTGTTACAAT GTTGTGGGATGAAAATAAGGGTTGATGATCCAGCTGCCATGAAAGATTTCATTCTTAGCGTTCAGAATACATCAAATAAGTTGAAGACTTCTTCTGGAGATGACAGTCAAAAGAAAAATAGCAAAAGA ATGGACTTCATGCTTGAAATTATATGTGACATCAAGAATAACAAAAGAAAGCCAAATGAGGACAGTGCACATCACACTCGGATTAAGAAGTGGTTACAGAAG TTAAGGGTTGATGACATTTTGATTAGAGGGCTTAAATGGAGCAAGCTACTTGATCCTAACAAGAAGGGCCAGTGGTGGTTGTCTGGAGATGCGGCTTCTTCAACAGTTAATGTTGAAGAAGTTGCCGACAGAATAGACAAAAATGTTCTTGAAACCCAAAGAATGCTCCAGCTCGCTGCTGCTCAAAAGATGAACACAGATGCCAGAAGGGCAATCTTTTGTATAATAATGAGTGGAGAGGACTATATTGATGCATTTGAGAAGCTTCTAAGATTGGAATTACCAGGCAAGCAG GACAGAGATATCATGCGGGTTCTTGTGGAGTGTTGCTTGCAAGAGAAAGTTTTTAACAAGTATTATACAGTTCTGGCTTCCAAGTTATGCGAGCATGACAAAAATCACAAGTTCACTCTACAG TTTTGCCTGTGGGATCAGCTTAAGGAGCTGGAGTCAATGCCACTAATGAGGTCAATGCACTTAGCAAAATTTGTGGCTGAAATGGTTGCCTCTTTCACTCTTTCCCTTACTGCTTTGAAGACTGTGGATCTGAATGATATCACCTTGTTGACACCAAAAAGGATCATGCATTTCCGCATTCTGTTTGAGGCCATTTTGGAGTATCCTGAAAACTTGGTATGGAACATATTCACACGTGCAGCAGTGACCCCTGAACTTGAAAGTCTTAGGCAAGGCCTTGAGTTTTTCATTAAGGAGTACGTTGTGAAAACCAATAAAGATCTAACTCAAAAGTTCAAGTTAGCAAAAAAAGCTCTTAATAATGTGGAAGGAGTGTTGAAGTGA
- the LOC137813921 gene encoding 5-methyltetrahydropteroyltriglutamate--homocysteine methyltransferase: MASHIVGYPRMGPKRELKFALESFWDGKSTAEALQLVAAGLRASIWKQMADAGIKYIPSNTFSYYDQVLDATATLGAVPPRYGWTGGEIGFDTYFSMARGNATVPAMEMTKWFDTNYHFIVPELGPDVNFTYASHKAVEEYKEAKALGVETIPVLVGPVTYLLLSKPAKGVEKSFSLLSLLPKVLAVYKEVIADLKAAGASWIQFDEPTLVLDLESHKLQAFTDAYAELAPALSGLNVLIETYFADIPAETYKTLTSLNGVTAYGFDLVRGTKTVDLIKGGFPSGKYLFAGVVDGRNIWANDLAASLATLQGLEGVVGKDKLVVSTSSSLLHTAVDLVNETKLDDEIKSWLAFAAQKIVEVNALAKALSGNKDEAFFSANAAAQASRKSSPRVNNEAVQKAAAALKGSDHRRATNVSARLDAQQKKLNLPILPTTTIGSFPQTVELRRVRREFKANKISEEEYVASIKEEIRKVVVLQEELDIDVLVHGEPERNDMVEYFGEQLSGFAFTVNGWVQSYGSRCVKPPIIYGDVSRPKAMTVFWSSLAQSFTKRPMKGMLTGPVTILNWSFVRNDQPRSETTYQIALAIKDEVEDLEKAGITVIQIDEAALREGLPLRKSEQADYLDWAVHSFRITNVGVQDTTQIHTHMCYSNFNDIIHSIINMDADVITIENSRSDEKLLSVFREGVKYGAGIGPGVYDIHSPRIPPSEEIADRINKMLAVLEKNILWVNPDCGLKTRKYTEVKPALTNMVAAAKQIRNELAK; this comes from the exons ATGGCATCTCATATCGTCGGATACCCCCGCATGGGTCCCAAGAGAGAGCTTAAGTTCGCTCTCGAGTCTTTCTGGGATGGCAAGAGCACCGCCGAGGCTTTGCAGTTGGTGGCTGCTGGTCTCAGGGCATCCATCTGGAAGCAGATGGCTGATGCTGGGATCAAGTACATCCCCAGCAACACTTTCTCTTACTATGATCAGGTGCTTGATGCCACCGCTACCCTTGGCGCCGTCCCTCCAAGGTATGGCTGGACCGGTGGTGAGATTGGTTTTGATACCTACTTCTCCATGGCCAGAGGTAATGCTACCGTGCCTGCTATGGAGATGACCAAGTGGTTCGACACCAACTA CCACTTTATTGTCCCTGAATTGGGACCTGATGTGAACTTCACCTATGCTTCTCACAAGGCTGTTGAGGAATACAAGGAGGCCAAGGCG CTTGGAGTGGAGACCATTCCCGTCCTCGTTGGCCCAGTCACATACTTGTTGCTCTCCAAGCCTGCCAAGGGTGTCGAGAAATCCTTTTCTCTCCTCTCTCTCCTTCCCAAAGTTCTTGCTGTCTACAA GGAAGTTATTGCTGACCTTAAGGCAGCTGGTGCTTCATGGATTCAATTTGATGAGCCTACCCTTGTCTTGGACCTTGAGTCTCACAAGTTGCAAGCATTTACCGATGCATATGCAGAACTTGCACCTGCTTTGTCTGGTTTGAATGTTCTTATTGAGACCTACTTTGCTGACATCCCAGCTGAGACATACAAGACTCTCACATCTCTGAACGGCGTCACTGCATATGGATTTGATTTAGTCCGTGGAACCAAGACTGTTGATTTGATCAAGGGTGGATTTCCAAGTGGAAAATACCTCTTTGCTGGAGTGGTTGATGGAAGGAACATCTGGGCTAACGACCTTGCTGCTTCTCTCGCTACATTGCAGGGTCTTGAGGGCGTCGTGGGCAAAG ATAAGCTTGTTGTGTCTACCTCCTCCTCCCTTCTTCACACTGCCGTTGATCTTGTTAATGAGACCAAGTTGGATGATGAGATCAAGTCATGGCTAGCTTTTGCTGCCCAAAAAATTGTTGAAGTTAATGCATTGGCTAAGGCCTTGTCTGGCAACAAGGATGAG GCCTTCTTCTCTGCTAATGCTGCAGCTCAGGCTTCAAGAAAGTCCTCTCCAAGAGTGAATAACGAGGCTGTTCAGAAGGCT GCTGCTGCATTGAAGGGTTCAGATCATCGCCGTGCAACAAATGTCAGTGCCAGACTGGATGCTCAACAAAAGAAGCTTAACCTTCCAATCCTTCCAACCACCACCATTGGATCCTTCCCTCAGACCGTAGAACTGAGGAGGGTACGCCGTGAGTTCAAGGCTAACAA GATCTCCGAGGAAGAATATGTTGCGTCAATCAAGGAGGAAATTCGCAAAGTTGTGGTACTTCAAGAAGAGCTTGATATTGATGTCCTGGTTCATGGAGAGCCAGAG AGGAATGATATGGTTGAGTACTTCGGTGAGCAGTTGTCGGGCTTTGCCTTCACTGTTAATGGGTGGGTGCAGTCCTATGGATCTCGTTGCGTGAAGCCACCAATCATCTATGGTGATGTGAGCCGCCCAAAGGCAATGACCGTCTTCTGGTCATCTCTGGCTCAGAGCTTTACCAAACGCCCAATGAAGGGAATGCTTACCGGCCCTGTTACCATTCTCAACTGGTCCTTTGTTAGAAACGATCAACCTAG ATCTGAAACCACCTATCAGATTGCTCTGGCTATCAAGGACGAAGTAGAAGACCTTGAAAAGGCTGGCATTACTGTGATCCAAATTGATGAAGCTGCTTTGAGAGAGGGTCTGCCACTGAGGAAATCGGAGCAAGCTGACTACTTGGACTGGGCCGTTCATTCCTTCAGAATCACCAATGTTGGCGTCCAGGACACCACTCAG ATCCACACTCACATGTGCTACTCCAACTTCAACGACATCATCCACTCCATCATCAATATGGATGCCGACGTTATCACTATTGAGAACTCTCGTTCTGATGAGAAGCTCCTCTCAGTCTTCCGTGAAGGTGTGAAGTATGGTGCTGGAATTGGCCCTGGTGTGTACGATATCCACTCCCCAAGAATACCACCAAGTGAGGAAATTGCTGATAGAATCAACAAGATGCTTGCAGTGCTGGAGAAGAACATCTTGTGGGTCAACCCCGACTGTGGGCTCAAGACCCGTAAGTACACAGAGGTGAAACCAGCCCTCACCAACATGGTGGCCGCAGCAAAACAAATCCGCAACGAACTTGCCAAGTGA